A region from the Benincasa hispida cultivar B227 chromosome 12, ASM972705v1, whole genome shotgun sequence genome encodes:
- the LOC120067477 gene encoding B3 domain-containing protein At2g31420-like: MGFHIPDLNQIYIPKRRRSSGAGNKEQPEIETDFPMSMSEAADVLVEMSCSVFEAEPEKINKTYKRKKHPTPMPTPTTMTEKQMNKKAKKSKSPSIPEIPAAMRDRIVKMGGYGINLVIQKQLQDTDLNKNQGRLSLPAEKLLFDFATEEEKKLLSQRENKKKKGMNVLIMDNVSEERSICLKKWKIGSGDVYCLMTQWNAFAEEKGLKSGQHIQIWCFRRDDEFEASRLCFVMVKLD; this comes from the coding sequence ATGGGTTTTCATATTCCTGATTTGAACCAAATTTACATACCGAAGAGAAGAAGATCTTCCGGTGCCGGAAATAAAGAACAACCCGAGATTGAAACCGATTTTCCAATGTCTATGTCAGAGGCTGCGGACGTTCTGGTAGAGATGTCATGCTCTGTTTTTGAGGCTGAACCagaaaaaattaacaaaacctacaaaagaaaaaagcatCCGACGCCGATGCCGACGCCGACAACTATGACTGAGAAACAGATGAACAAGAAGGCAAAAAAGAGCAAGTCTCCGTCGATTCCTGAGATACCGGCGGCAATGAGAGATCGGATCGTGAAAATGGGTGGCTATGGAATTAATCTGGTGATTCAGAAACAACTCCAAGACACGGATCTAAACAAAAATCAAGGGCGTTTGTCCCTCCCAGCAGAGAAATTACTATTCGATTTTGCAACCGAGGAGGAGAAGAAATTGCTGAGCCAacgagaaaataaaaagaagaaagggaTGAATGTATTGATAATGGATAATGTTTCTGAAGAAAGAAGTATTTGCTTGAAGAAATGGAAGATTGGAAGTGGGGATGTGTACTGTTTGATGACACAGTGGAATGCGTTTGCGGAAGAAAAGGGATTGAAAAGTGGACAACATATTCAAATTTGGTGCTTCAGAAGAGATGATGAGTTTGAAGCTTCTCGTCTTTGCTTTGTTATGGTTAAGTTAGATTAG